tcgtgatctgcccgccttggcctcccaaagtgctgggattacaggcgagagccactgtgccgtcccattcaacaaatactttctAAGCCCCTGTTGTATGTCCCCGGCATTGTGCAAGGCTCTGAGGATGCAAGGAGTGCCCAGCCCCATAGGGGAGAGAATAGACAGTGATCTAAGaaaaggccaggagttcaagaccagcctgggcaacacagtgacctgtctacaaaaacattaaaatagccaggtccggccgggcatggtggctcatgcctgtaatcccatcactttgggaggctgaagtgggtggatcgcctgaggtcagaagttcaagaccagcctggccagcatggcgaaaccccatatctactaaaaatacaaaaaaattagccaggcgtggcggcaggcgcctgtaatcccaactatttaggagactgaggcaggagaattgcttaaacccaggaggcagaggttgcagtgagcctgtactgtaccattgcactccagcctgggcaacagagcaagactctctcaaaaacagaaacaaaatagacAGGTCCACCTGGTAGCACACTCTTGTAgacctagcttcttgggaggctaaggcaggaggattgcttgattccaAGAGAGgtcagggctacagtgagccatgatggcaccactgcaatccagcctggatgacagagtgagaccctgtctcttgagGGGGAGTGGGGGGATTGGTGGTAGTATTTCTACCAAATGCCTATCACTGTTGCACCATTATAAAGTCAAACAGTCAAAAGTCTAACCACTGAAAATCGGGACAAACTTAGCTGTTGAAAAGTAGATTTCAATTTAGGCTTTGCCATTTACTTGTTTTCTGAGAACATATTTCTAAAACTGTGCTCTTGGTGTCAGTTGGAATGAAGCTGAATTGAGATGACATAACTTTGAACACTTTGTCACTTGCTGCTGGTGGGCCATACCTCGGCTTTAGGTACTGTGTTGGGAAATGTCTTAAGTCCCTGTCTTGTTAAGAAAAGGggtttcttggccgggcgtggtggatcacgaggtcaggagatggacaccatcctggctaacatggtgaaaccccgtttctactaaaaaatagaaaataatgagccaggcttggtggcaggcgcctgtagactcagctactggggaggctgaagcaggagaatggtgtcaacccaggaggcagagcttgcagtgagcactgcactgcactccagcctgggcgacagagtaagactccgtctcataaataaataaataaaataaataaataaagggggtTTCTTAAGAAATATGTGGTCACCTCAGAGCTCCTGTATATATGTTGGGAATGGGAGTGAAGAATTTCACCAACAGTTCAGGACCTTTCTGGCTTCTGGCCAGTCTTGGGAGAGAAGGGGTTTCTTTGTGGACTTGACTCCCTCATCTGATAGATTCATTGTGTTTGCCCACAGCTTCTTAGGCTGTGCTGATTATCTCCATCAACAGCTGAAAAACGAGGAATCAGGGAATGGGAGTTAGGGAAAGACTGCTATCTCTGGTGTGACGTGTTTTCCAGGCAGAATGCTGGAAAGGTCAGTGTGCCTCCTTTACCATGTAGTTCTCTGGATTGCAGAATGGTACAAACTGTTACTTACATCCACTTACGAGTACAGCAATGAAAAAGATGATGCTTGCCTTTTAGAGGCTATTAAATGACCAATGATGGAGTGATAAGGGCCCAGCTACTCTAGGAGGCAACTGTTGTTTCCTCTATTAATAGGGAAACCAAGCTACAGTTAAGAGACTTGCCCACGTTCAGACTTTGTAACACTTTTTCAAGCCAGTGACTTCTCCCAAATGGCCAAGGTGTCCCCACCCATTCTCCTGACCTGCCCAGGCCTGTGGTTGCTGTCCAGGGAGCTAAGGCTCTCACCAAACAAACTTGAAGATCTGGCAGACCTAACAGacctggcctttcctctgtgcctcTGGCTGGCTGTCTCTTTCATCCTCCTCTGCCTTTCCCCTGCCCTTGATCCCTTCTGCAGGTCTTGACTTGTTTCAGGAAACAGGCCCCATCCATGGACTCCCATTCTGGGGAGCCAGCGCTCCTGCCCTGTGGGACCTGTGACATGGTTTTCCGCTCCTCAGCTCTGTTAGCCACCCACACACAGCGCTTCTGCATTGGCCACCCGACCCAAGAGAAGACATTTGGAGCACAGGTCTCAGTTGCCACTGAACCCCAGCGGGCCGCGGTAAGGGCCTCCATGGCCATGGGTGGGGATTCAAAGGAGCAGGACCTTTATAATTCCTCATCCTCCTACACCCTGTCCCCAGGTTGTGCCACAAGATCTCCAGGGCCTCCCAGACCAGCAGGCCAGTAAATCTGCTCTAAAGAGGTTAACAGAGGAGGTACAGCTGCCTACCTTTCCCCAGGGCTCAAAACGTTGAGCGTCTTCCCCAAACCTGTAGATCATACTTGGGACAGATTCTGCCCACACACAGATCGCGGATCGCTGTTAcctccaggtgcagtggctgcgGCTATCCCTACAGGAAATGCGGCCCTGGATAACAGAGGTCCCCAGGGTGCTCGCGGGGTCCTGGACACGTTCCGAGGCGCGCCCTCAGAGTCCCATGTCCGAGGCGGTGGGAAGCCCCAGCGAGCGGCTGCGAGCGCTACTCAGGACTCGCGCGAGGCGCGTGGCGGAGACGGAAGCGCAGAGCCGGGCCCTGCAGCAACGCGGCCAGGGTGAAGGAGATGGGGGGCGGGGACCAAGGACCTCCTCTGCCCTTACCCTTTGGCTTAAGCTTGCTCGCGCCTGTTCTGACTCGGCCTGCATTCCCTCAGAACTGAGCCGGCGCCTCCAAGGTGTGGCCTGTACGCGGGGCGGGATGTCCTGCTTCTTCGGCCTGGAGCAGGAGATTCGAGAACTACGAACTGAGGCCGGGAGGACGCGGGGAGCTCTAGAGGTGTTGGGGGCTCGCATTCAGGAGCTGCAGGCGGAGCCAGGGTGAGACCCCGACGAAGCGGAACCCCGGAACATGCGGCTCCGGGGTGGGAGGGGCGGGCGGGCTGGCTGGAGCTCCGGGCCCCTGATGCGTTACCGTCTCCCTGCGCGTCGCCTGCCACCCCAGGAACCCGCTAAACTCCGGGCGAGAGGCAAAACTCTATTCTCCAGTGCTAAAGGCCAACCCGGGAACTCTGGCTGCCGAAATCGGGTGAGGGCCGGGGTCTGGAGATGGGCATGGGACGAAGCGCTGAGCAGTTCTGGAAAGATGGCCTTCCTGTTCCCCATTCCCTAGGGCCCTGCGGGAGGCCTACATTCGAGACGGAGGCCGGGACCCCGGTGTGCTGGGCCAGATATGGCAGTTGCAGGTGGAGGCGTCTGCACTGGAGCTGCAGCGGTCGCAGACCCGCAGAGGTGAACAGGAGGGCCTCTCCGCAGCGGTGGTCAGTCCTGGGAGGAGAAAAGAACTCGAGGGAGGGTCTGTGGCTGTGGATAGGATGTGAGCTGACAAGTCCAGCCTTATCCGAAGAACCTTAGGGCTGGAGAGCTGCTCGCAGCTGGACCCGGCCAGTCACCAGAGGTCAAAGGTGACAGGTCACACTTGTTCATCGCAGGAAGGGCAGGTGCCACCTCAGGGGAGCTTCCAGTAGTGGAGGCTGAGAACCGGCGCCTGGAGGCAGAAATCTTGGCCTTGCAAATGCAGCGGAGTCAGGCAGCCTTGGGTCAGTGAGCACCCCAACCCTATCCCATCCCACCTCTCTCCCCCCAGCAGGCCTGGCTCGGGCAGCCAGTGCATAGGGAACAAGACCCGTGTTTATGACTCCCCTAGTCTGCACGTGTGTGTCCCTGTATCCTCAGGGCTCTGCCAACCCATTTGTGGGTATCTCAGCTAATTACCTGCTTTGTCCAACTTAGGGGCATCCTAACTCTTCTTCTGCTCCTAGGGCCCCAGGATCTGCGACTCCTGTGGGGTGCCAGCCTACAACCGAACTGGGGGAGAGATCCCCCACTCCTCCCACCGCCAGTggcaccaccactgccaccacttcCAGGCTTCACAGAGGTTCGGTTCCTGGGTGGGGGAAAGGCTGTGAAGACACGAGGTGGGTGGGGGAATAGTTTGGGGGCAGCTCTGCTCTGAGCAGTTGGGGGAACTTGGGCAGCTAaaaggctttctggaggagtcaaCTATCTTCCCCACAGCCACAGCTTCCTGGAACAATGACCAGAAACCTGGGCCTGGACCCACACTTCCTCCTACCCACATCAGACGTGCTGGGCCCTGCACCCTACGATCCTGGGTGAGGCCCATGCCACCTTTCACATCCTCTGTGACTTGGCCAGCACTGCTGGTTAAGGGAGCCCCCTAGGGTCAGATAGGGTTAGGAACCTGCCTGAGAGGAGAGAGGTTGAAAGGAGTTGGGTGTTTCTGTGCTAAGACTTGTGTTCCCCAGGGCTGGCCTGGTCATTTTCTATGATTTCCTGCGGGGCCTTGAGGCTTCCTGGATTTGGGTGCAACTAAGGACTGGCTTGGCACGCGATGGACAGGATACAGGAGGGACCACCACATTGCCCCCAGCCATTtgcctgcccccacctccagctcccgggcCCATGGGCAACTGTGCTATCCTTGCCAGCAGGCAGCCTGTGCCCAGGTCAGTAGGTGGGGATCATGACTCTGGTACTCTGCCACAATTAAGGCTTATCCATCATTCTGctaagttttctcatctgtatacaGAAGCCACTGGCTCTAAAGGGCTAAGTCCTAGGAAGGGACTGCAGCTCTGGCTTCCGACACCGCTTTTTGGTTATTCTACAGACTGCCACCCTCACCATCAGTATCTTTGGTCTGTGAGCTGCAGGTCTGGCAGGGGCTGGCATGGGCTAGGGCACCACAGCCAAAAGCTTGGGTCTCACTTGGGCTATTTGACCAAGATCAGCGGGTGCTAAGCGGCCGCTGGCGCCTCCCACTTCGGGCCCTTCCTCTGGACCCCAGCCTTAGCCTCAGGCAGCTGAATGGGGTTCCTCAGGTGAGTGTGGTGGGTGGGGCTTGGGCATACAGCAAGGTACAAGTGCAATACCATTTCATCTCTCCTCAGGCAGGTCAGGCTGAGCTCTTTCTGCGGCTGGTGAATGCAAGAGATGCAGCTGTCCAGACACTGGCAGAGATCAATCCAGCAAGTGCCCATGAGTACCAGTACCCACCTCTGGTGAGGGCCCAGCTGCAGCTAGGGACACCACAGCTACCCATACCAGTGTGGCTAATAGCCAGCCTTTATTGACCACTGTATGCCAGTGATTACCAGTGCTTTTTTGTTTGATCCTCACATCTCTGTGAAGTCCTACTATGTAACAGATAAGGAAATCAAAGCAGGACCAGGTTAACTTGCTTCACAGCTGAGACTCTAAGGAAGCCTAACTTCACAATCTGTGTGCTTAACCTTTACATTTTTGCTCAAAACCTGCCTTCTCACTGTTCCACAGGTGTCTTCACCGGAAGCCAACTTCCTCACCCCCACAGTTGGCTTTGCTGATCCCCCACCTTGTATAGAAGAGCCCCTCAGTGGAGTCAAGGATAGAGATGAGGGTTTGGGCCCTCACCACAGTTCTGATTGCCCCCAGTGAGTTTCTGAACCCAAGTGAATGTGGGGATGAGCATCTGAACATGCACAGGACTGGGGCCTATTTCCAGGCCTACAGCTTTTACTACTCCGTGTTCTGACATTGGGTCTAGAAGCAACTAGCAGTTGAGTACAGAATACAAGCTCCAACCAGTTTTACCACCTCCCATAAGTCCTTAACTTTTCTGTACCTACTCTGTTTTTGTAAACAGGCTAAGGATTAAATTAGTTTGTCAGGTATTTATATTATCTGGCACTTACGAAGTTCTCCGAAAGGTGACTAGGGGGCATTCTTTAATTCCAACTAAAGGAACTTTAAATTCCCACTAGTTCCCACTGGTTTGTAAAGTCAGTTTTATTGCCAAACTTAAATGTTTCCTCAGTATTTCTGCCAGGAAAACCTTTCAGGTTCTCAAGGTACCAATAAACAGGAAGCTCCTGAGGCCTTATGTACTTCGATTCTGGGATAGGTCCCCAGCCCAAGGTCGTTCCCCCAACCAGAGGTCACATGTGAGATCCTAGCTTAGATACTGTGCCTAGCCCTagaccccagtgccaaccagAGGAGGTCAAGTGCCTGGGAGTAAACTATATCATGACTGTCCTGACCAAGAAAGGGGGGGAAAAAGTCTCAGGACCTGGAACATACACTGCAAGGGCATCATCAGGAAGAAACTCCACAGCCAGAATAAGCCAGAGATCCTGCAATCATGAGTTATTGTGACCAGCCCAGAAAAACTTAGTCTGAAAAATGGGCTTGAATTTAGGGGTCAGCCATAGCTCCCTCTGGCTCCAGTGCAACAAAGCAGCCCTATGGATGTCAGGACTAAATTTTAGTAGTGATGTAGGTCAGGCATTGTTTGGAATTCAGATCCTGATACTTAAACTAAGGGTCAGGTTAGAGGCAGCTCAGTCTCAAGTGAGCCCTGAACTCTAGATACCAGTGAGAGCCCAACGGGTATAACATTAATGCTAGTGCCCTCACCACCAGCATCCTTGGACTGGTGGGCTCGTTCCTGCCTTTGAAACCCTCTATCACACACAGAAATGCTCCAGGCagtcaggtgaggtggctcacgcctgtaatcccaacacttcaggaggccgaagtgggcagatcactttaggtcaggagttcgagaccagcctggccaacatggtgaaaccttgtcttcaccaaaaatacaaagattagccaggtgtgataccacatgcctgtagtgctggctacttgggagcctcctgaggcaggagaatctcttgaacccaggaggcagaggttacagtgagccgagatcgcatcattgcactccagcctgggcaacaagagcgagattccatctcaaaaatacacaGCCTAAGATCTTTAAACATAATTCCAGACAAGGAGATTTTTAGCATCTTTATTTGAGAAGTCAATTCAGTCGATGGGTAACAATTCCAAGTGTTGATATATCTCAGCCTTTctatacagaaaataacaaaattcagCCAGCCAGCCTCCCCACATATGCTTCCATCTGGAGTGTCCACCATCAGTCCCCTTGGCTACTTTCAAACCAGAGCTCAGATGCAGACCGTTTTCCTTAGGCGTCATTCCCCTGACCCAGGTTTTCTTCAGAGTTTTTTTTCCAGGACAGGATTATAGCCCCAGTTGAAGACTAGGTTGATATAGGACAAGCACCATCCTAGGCCTGGCTCACAGCCaaagtccttaatccattttcagCACCGAAGAGCAAGATCTTCACCAAGTCTTGTTTTTGTAGCCCCATCCAGGGACAGCACCACTAAAGGTTTGCAAGACAGCTGGATTCAGTGAAGTATTTGAAAACAGAATATAGCACCATTGGAAAACAAAGGCCTACAGCCACACTTGATCACCTCCATGTTAGACAGATAGGAATTAGGATCAGGAACACAGATCAGTACAGAAGGCCAAAACAAAACTTTTGGCTACCATGTAAAACCAGGAGTGTTCCGAGGCAGATTCAGccaataattaagaaaaaaaaccatcaaaGCCTCAACCTTTGCTTACAATCTTTATTGAAGTTATACAAAAAGAATCCTccaaaagtgaaaaaatacattatatacaaaaaCACTTTCCCTTGGGAGGGGGGCTGTGCCCCCTCTTAACATGCAGTGCTTTCAACTGTAGCTCCAGCCTCCACTGTCCCCTCCACTGCCGCCCGGCTTTCAGCTCGATTCTCAGCCTGGAAGACAAACAGAGCCTGGGCATGAGTGAGCCTAGTTAAAGCCATTCTGTCTTACGTAACTGAGGCCTCAGTGAGAGGAAGCATATACAAGTCACCCAAACTCTGCTTTGCTCCCTATATTAAGAGGGCAGTGACCAGAAAGTATTTCTTGAATGCTCTGTGATAATGGGGCTGACAGAACCAATAATCATATTACATGGAAGGAAGTGACCTAATGGTTTTGCTAATCAAGTGCCTTCTCATGTTCATTGAGGAACCTATGATATACAGGTTCCTTTTGTGAGTCATCCTACACTCCCATAACCAAACTGTTTTCCTGCACAAGTACCATTTTCTGTGAGGACTACACTCAACAATTGTTAACAGGTTCAAGTTGGGGAGCATGCACTTGGGAGGACTGATTTCCCCCAGGTCCTGAGAACAAGGAATGAGGCAAGAGGCTAAGCCCTGCTTAActgcccacctcctcctccatgtTTTCCGAAACTTCATTTCCACTGGGGACAGCATCCCCACTGCCTCCGTTCACCTCCGGCTCTGGTTTGGCTTTCTTTGCATCGTCTTTCCGGGGACTCTCTTCCTCTGGTTTCCTCTAAAGATATAATTGTGAAGGCTTCACAAATGtgcttaatgtttttaaaaagacaactgcAAAACATTTCCTTAACCCTTGTGGTGCAAAGATCCTGAACACCAGGATTCACAGCTCTGAGGGGCTCTCCCCCTAGCCATGGGCAGATGCCAAATTGTACTCTCAGAATAAATTAATCTGTCCCACCATACCACTTCAGGCCCCTCTACCGGAAGCACAGGGAGACAGGGTTGGGGTGAGGAGATGTGAATGGTAATCACTGTACGGGTTTGAATTCCTGTGTTTGCGTCAGGAAACACAACAGAAATTCAGAGTTCCGTGGCCGagggcttgtaatcccagcactctgggaggccaaggcgggcagatcatgaggtcagcagttcaagagcagcctggccaatatggtgaaaccctgtctctactaaaaatacaaaaattagcaggtgtggtggcacacgcctgtaatcccagctacttgagaggctgagacaggacaatcgcttgaacccgggaggcagaggttgcagtgagccgagaccacgccactgcactccagcctgggtgacagagcgagactctgtctcaaaaaaaatgagttcCCCTATCCACCAAAATAAAAGAGCCACCAGTACTGTAGGCAAAAGGCAGACTCAGGAATTTAAGTAGCAATAGGCCTGCTGCTGAATGACTACTGTCAAAGAAAACCTGCCAGCTGCTAATCCAATCCTCCTCTGCAGCTTTCATGGTAATTctataggctttaaaaggccaggAGTGTTTGCAAAAAGAGGTGTGCAAATAAAAACTGTCTCCATGGCTGGgagcatattgggaggccgaggtgggcagatcacgaggtcaggagtttgaaaacagcctgaccaatatggtgaaactccgtctctactaaaaatacaaaattacccaggcatggtggcccgcgcctgtaatcccagctactctggaggctgaggcagaagaatcgcttgaacgtgggaggcagggtttgcagtgagccgaaacggtgccactgcactccagcctgggtgacagagcaagactccgtctcaaaacaaacaacaacaaaaactgtccCCACTCACAAATCCTTACTCCCTTTGGAAAATGAGTGTTATATGCACCAACTATATAGGGAGAGGTTTATAGGAAAGGTATTAAAAATGGAATCTGAGGAAAAAGTAGGAAAGAAACACCACGTGTAGACTTACCTTCTTTCTGACAAGGTGGGAAATGTCAGTCACACAGTTTGATGAGGAAGCACTGTCTGTTGGCTTTCTACCGGCAATCTGGCAAAATAAGCCTTTATTAGCAATTGTGCAAGCTATCTGAGATCGATGCTGAGGCTTAtatgattttttagtttttttgagagaaggtctcactgtgttgcccaggctagtgttgaattccaagcctcaagcaatcctcctgccttagcctcccaaagtgctgggattacaggcatgagccaccacaccaagccaacACTGAGATTTAATATAAGTGACCAAAAAAACCACCTGAATACCCACCATGGAGACTGAAGAGCCTCCTCCACTAGGAGTGAAACCTGAAGTAGAGCTCTCCACCTGCAAGAAATGGCAAACCCAAACTGGTTTCAGGACAGAACCCAGGCCACCCACAGCCTTGTAACAGGTACCCATCACCATCCAAAATGACTAAGACCTGAAATGCCAGTGGCCTCCATATAGTATCAAGATCTTCCACCCCTGGCCCACCTATCCCTGTCTAGTGGCCACCCAGAGCATAGTCACTCACATAGAGTGTACCTGATAAACTTAATCTTCCATATCCTACCTGCAGGGTAAAAAGCTCTGGGACATTCTAACACAGCCAAAAACAGAACCAGGCAATTTGTGGTGAATGCCTCTCAATGCCTCACTAATTTATGCAAATGAGTTCTTAGAGATGGAAATAGCAACTTACATTtgttaagaaatgtctatttttccAGTAATGTCAGAAGTGTATTTTACACATATGTACTACAGGTTGGGCAGCCCATTCCTTAATCTGACTGACAAAGGAAATGCTctctggagcatttcagattctGGATTAAGGGTATCCAACTGTTGTTGAGTAtgatgcaaatattccaaaatccaaaagcaTCTGAAAtgcaaaacacttctggtctcaagcattcaGGTAAGAATCTCAACCTGTATTATCCCCATCTTACAAATGGGTCAACTGAGGGAGAGAAATGCCCATGGCCACATATAAGTATGGAATTAAAACCCAGATAGTCTGGGGCTCCAGGGTATTTCCTCTTAACCACTGCATTATTTGATAGGAATAATTAGATGAGCCCACCAACTCCCTGGAAACCAAGTCATGATGAAAAGTTCCTGGCAAATGAAACATTAACATAAATGGTACCAAACATGCTATtatcaaaatgttaacagaaCCAACCAGAGTAGCTTTCAGAGCCAGTTCAGCTACATTCCCACTATGCTGAGACTCCTTTGCATCTTCTATCTTCTCTCTAATTTCGGGTAGCAGTTCCTTTAgttcctcaatttctttcttgtATTCAGCAGACAATCCTTCAGCCTCCTTCACATGCTCATTTAGTACAgctaaaaagaataaagtgattAGTAATGGCGCAAAAAAGAACTGTGATTTTCCCTTAATTACTGGATCCAACATCACCATGAAGCAGCTGGTCTTCACTCACCCATTCTCTTCTCAATAACTTCAATAGATTTGCTGAACTGTGCCACTGCCTCATCATACTGAGAGTTGTACCCATAAGCCAAGCCCAGCTGGTAGTGGGTCTCTGCAAGGAGACGGTCGTGGGCTTCTAGGTACTGTTCCTGCAGGTTTAGGCAGGACTGGAACTCCTCCACAGCTTGCACATAGTTTTCTAacgaagagaaaaagaagagcaagtaAATTGACTGCATTTAGCATAAAATACTTCCAGAATTCAGACCCATCCTACGGGAATGCGTCCATacttaacatttcatttttgtttatagttATTTCCAGGACCCATGGCTATAAAGAATgtcaaaatgacttttaaaaacctACTGAGGCTGGGCgagtaatccagcactttgggaggtcgaggcgggcagatcacaaggtcaggagttcaagaccagcctggccaatatggtgaaaccccatctctactaaaaatacaaaaaattagccgggcatggtggtggctgtctgtaatctcagctactcgggagcctgaggcagaattgcttgaacccgggaggcggaggttgcagtgagccgagattatgccactgcactccagcctaggcgacaaaacaaaaccccatctcaaaaaaaaaaaaaaaacctactgaaaGACTTTCTATCAGTGCCACTCAA
The genomic region above belongs to Piliocolobus tephrosceles isolate RC106 chromosome 1, ASM277652v3, whole genome shotgun sequence and contains:
- the CCDC17 gene encoding coiled-coil domain-containing protein 17 is translated as MDSHSGEPALLPCGTCDMVFRSSALLATHTQRFCIGHPTQEKTFGAQVSVATEPQRAAVVPQDLQGLPDQQASKSALKRLTEEVQWLRLSLQEMRPWITEVPRVLAGSWTRSEARPQSPMSEAVGSPSERLRALLRTRARRVAETEAQSRALQQRGQELSRRLQGVACTRGGMSCFFGLEQEIRELRTEAGRTRGALEVLGARIQELQAEPGNPLNSGREAKLYSPVLKANPGTLAAEIGALREAYIRDGGRDPGVLGQIWQLQVEASALELQRSQTRRGRAGATSGELPVVEAENRRLEAEILALQMQRSQAALGPQDLRLLWGASLQPNWGRDPPLLPPPVAPPLPPLPGFTEPQLPGTMTRNLGLDPHFLLPTSDVLGPAPYDPGAGLVIFYDFLRGLEASWIWVQLRTGLARDGQDTGGTTTLPPAICLPPPPAPGPMGNCAILASRQPVPRLPPSPSVSLVCELQVWQGLAWARAPQPKAWVSLGLFDQDQRVLSGRWRLPLRALPLDPSLSLRQLNGVPQAGQAELFLRLVNARDAAVQTLAEINPASAHEYQYPPPVPQVSSPEANFLTPTVGFADPPPCIEEPLSGVKDRDEGLGPHHSSDCPQ
- the NASP gene encoding nuclear autoantigenic sperm protein isoform X2, encoding MATESTATAAVAAELVSADKIEDVPAPSTSADKVESLDVDSEAKKLLGLGQKHLVMGDIPAAVNAFQEAASLLGKKYGETANECGEAFFFYGKSLLELARMENGVLGNALEGVHVEEEEGEKTEDESLAENNDNIDETEGSEEDDKENDKTEEMPNDSVLENKSLQENEEEEIGNLELAWDMLDLAKIIFKRQETKEAQLYAAQAHLKLGEVSVESENYVQAVEEFQSCLNLQEQYLEAHDRLLAETHYQLGLAYGYNSQYDEAVAQFSKSIEVIEKRMAVLNEHVKEAEGLSAEYKKEIEELKELLPEIREKIEDAKESQHSGNVAELALKATLVESSTSGFTPSGGGSSVSMIAGRKPTDSASSSNCVTDISHLVRKKRKPEEESPRKDDAKKAKPEPEVNGGSGDAVPSGNEVSENMEEEAENRAESRAAVEGTVEAGATVESTAC
- the NASP gene encoding nuclear autoantigenic sperm protein isoform X1, translating into MFLLLLHLQIKWRATINLLSVTEDGLHFVEYYLNRMIHLDVDSEAKKLLGLGQKHLVMGDIPAAVNAFQEAASLLGKKYGETANECGEAFFFYGKSLLELARMENGVLGNALEGVHVEEEEGEKTEDESLAENNDNIDETEGSEEDDKENDKTEEMPNDSVLENKSLQENEEEEIGNLELAWDMLDLAKIIFKRQETKEAQLYAAQAHLKLGEVSVESENYVQAVEEFQSCLNLQEQYLEAHDRLLAETHYQLGLAYGYNSQYDEAVAQFSKSIEVIEKRMAVLNEHVKEAEGLSAEYKKEIEELKELLPEIREKIEDAKESQHSGNVAELALKATLVESSTSGFTPSGGGSSVSMIAGRKPTDSASSSNCVTDISHLVRKKRKPEEESPRKDDAKKAKPEPEVNGGSGDAVPSGNEVSENMEEEAENRAESRAAVEGTVEAGATVESTAC